The Miscanthus floridulus cultivar M001 chromosome 17, ASM1932011v1, whole genome shotgun sequence genome has a window encoding:
- the LOC136518586 gene encoding phospholipase A1-II 7-like: MASSANGSIAKRWRELQGDNSWKSLLDPLDMDLRKSIISYGELAEATYDGFNTERRSPHAGACMYGYSDLLASSGVAAAGHYEVTRFIYATSGQPLPDAFLLRPLAALKDVWSRESNFMGYVAVATDEGAAALGRRDIVVAWRGTVQSLEWVNDLGFTPVPAAPVLGSKAAANPLAMVHMGFLSMYTSSHAGSKFNKTSARDQVFEEVRRLVELYKDEEMSITITGHSLGAAISILNAVDIVSNGVNVPGGSSSTNKPPCPVTAIVFACPHVGDRFFRAAFQSFKDLKALHVKNAGDVVPMYPPLAYVDVAVTLNINTGRSPYLKWPGTVQTLHNLECYLHGVAGEQGSAGGFKLEVERDVALVNKGADALKDEYPVPASWWAPKINKGMAKDDADGQLKLNDFQQI, from the coding sequence ATGGCATCCTCTGCAAATGGAAGCATCGCCAAGAGGTGGCGCGAGCTCCAAGGCGACAACTCCTGGAAGAGCCTCCTGGACCCGCTGGATATGGACCTCCGCAAGTCCATCATCTCCTACGGCGAGCTCGCCGAGGCCACCTACGACGGGTTCAACACGGAGCGGCGGTCCCCGCACGCCGGCGCCTGCATGTACGGCTACTCCGACCTGCTGGCCAGCTCGGGCGTGGCGGCGGCCGGCCACTACGAGGTCACCAGGTTCATCTACGCCACGTCGGGGCAGCCCCTCCCCGACGCCTTCCTCCTGCGCCCGCTGGCGGCGCTCAAGGACGTGTGGTCCAGGGAGTCCAACTTCATGGGCTACGTCGCCGTGGCCACCGACGAGGGCGCCGCCGCGCTGGGGAGGCGCGACATCGTCGTCGCGTGGCGCGGCACCGTGCAGAGCCTGGAGTGGGTCAACGACCTCGGCTTCACGCCCGTGCCCGCCGCGCCGGTCCTCGGCTCCAAGGCCGCCGCCAACCCCTTGGCGATGGTGCACATGGGCTTCCTCTCCATGTACACGTCCAGCCACGCCGGCTCCAAGTTCAACAAGACTAGCGCCAGGGACCAGGTCTTCGAGGAGGTGAGGAGGCTGGTGGAGCTCTACAAGGACGAGGAGATGAGCATCACCATCACCGGACACAGCCTCGGCGCGGCCATCTCCATCCTCAACGCCGTCGACATCGTCAGCAACGGCGTGAACGTGCCCGGCGGCTCATCATCCACCAATAAGCCGCCGTGCCCGGTGACGGCCATCGTGTTCGCGTGCCCGCACGTCGGCGACCGCTTCTTCAGGGCGGCCTTCCAATCCTTCAAGGACCTCAAGGCTCTCCACGTGAAGAACGCCGGCGACGTCGTGCCAATGTACCCGCCGCTGGCGTACGTGGACGTGGCCGTGACGTTGAACATCAACACCGGTCGGTCGCCGTACCTCAAGTGGCCCGGCACGGTGCAGACGCTCCACAACCTCGAGTGCTACCTGCACGGCGTCGCCGGCGAGCAGGGCAGCGCCGGAGGGTTTAAGCTGGAGGTGGAGCGCGACGTGGCGCTGGTGAACAAGGGCGCCGACGCGCTCAAGGACGAGTACCCGGTGCCGGCGAGCTGGTGGGCGCCAAAGATCAACAAGGGCATGGCGAAGGATGATGCCGACGGCCAGTTGAAGCTCAACGACTTCCAGCAAATCTAA